A stretch of DNA from Campylobacter concisus ATCC 51562:
TCTTGAAATAAAAAGCCGATATTTCGCTTTTGTGGAGCCAAATTTGTCTTTTCATTAAAGAAAATTTTATCCCCAACCTTTATAAAGCCACTTTGCGGTGCTTCAAAACCAGCGATCAAGCGTAAAATAGTAGTCTTTCCGCCACCGCTTGCTCCATAAAGTGCGACAAAATCGCCACTTTCAAAGCTAAGGTCGGCCTCAAGTAAAAATTTTCCGCCACCGCCATTTAGCTCTTTTTTACAAGAAATTTCTATCATTTTTGTGTACTTATGTGAATGCTTGTAGATTTTATATAGGCAAAGACTTCATCGTTTTCACCTATGTTCATAGTTTTTAATGCGTGATTTGAGATAATAGCTTCAAAGTAAATTTCGCCACACTTTAAGCTAATAACACTTAAAATTTCACCAAAATTTATAGCTTCAATCACGCACTTTAGCTCGTTTTCAAGCGAGCTATTACTTAGTTTGTCTTTTGCTAAGATAACATCAGAGCTTTTAAAACCTAAGTCAATCTCATCATCTAAGGCAAATTTGCTAGCCTCATTCAAGACTAGCATAAATAAATTTGCCTCTAAATTTAGACCCTTTAGCTCAAATAAGCTAACGTCATCTTTAGTTAAAATCCCAACGATCTTTGCTCTTATCATTTAGCTGGAACGTTGTAACCAAATTTCTTGAAAATTTCTCTTGATTTATCACCTAAGATAAACTCATAAAATGCTTTTGCATCATCATTTTTTTCAGCATGTTTTAGAAGAACGATACCTTGATCGATCGGAGTGTATAGCTCTTGTGGAACAAAGATGTAATTAACGCCCTCTTTGTATTTTGCCATTTTTTCGTCAAAAAGTGCGCTAGCTGCGATAAAACCTACATCGGATGCGCTTAATGCCTGAGATAGAGTTTCAGAAATTTTTTGAGCATAGACGATATTTTTTTCTACTTCGTCATAAAGTTTTGCATTTTTTAGTGCTTCTATACTAGCTTTGCCATATGGTGCAGTTTGTGGATTTGCGATAGAGATCGCTTTTAAGCCACGAACAACTTCGATACCTTTTTTGAAATCAACATTTCTAATAGAAAAAATAGCAACAGCGCCTTGCGCGTAAACTTTTGGAGCAGCTACTGCAAAGCCTGTGTCATAAGCTTTTTGTGCAAAGCCCATATCAGCAGCCATAAAGATATCAGCTGGAGCTGAGTTTTGGATCTGTGTAACAAGACCGCCACTTGCACCAAGGGTTAAGTTGATTTTAGCATCTGGATGAAGCTTGTTAAACTCTTTTATAAGCTCTGGAAATGCGTATGTTGTGTTTGCTGCTGCATATACATTTACTTCAGCACCAAATGCGTTTATGGCAAGCAAAGCTGCCACACATAAAAATTTAAAAACTTTTCTCATTTAAACTCCTATAATGATTTGAGATGATTTTACTATTGCTAAAAGTGTATCGCCGACGCCTATTTGCATCTGGATAGCACTATCTTTTGTGATGATGGCAGTTAAAGTCTGCTCATCGCTTAGTTTTAAAGTGATTTCAGCATTTACAGCACCTATCTTTGCTTCGATCACTTCGCCTTTTAATTGATTTTTTGTGCTTATTTTTATATCTAGATCCTTGGCCAAAATGACAGCTGGAGCTTTAAAAATATAAATAACTTTTTGTCCAACTTTTAGGCCTAAATTTTTCTCACTTTCAACCGTGATGTTTGACTCAAGCGTGCAGCCATTACTTAGTTTTGCAACTATTTGAGAATTTACCGCACCGCGGTTTATGCCAATAATCTCACATGAGAGCTGATTTCTAGCACTTAAGTTCATATTCATTCTTTGAAGATTTATAATATCTACATCCTCAAAATCTACTTTTTGACAAATTTTTTGTAAAAAATCCTTTTGAGTCTCAAGAATGGCATCATAAATTTTTATCAGTTTATTGGCATACTCGCTTAGCTCAGAGCCACTATTTTTTTTATTTCCATCAGCTCTAATAATAAGCGGCTTGCTGCTTTTGTTATTTATCGTATCAAGACAGTCCCAAGCATTTTTATATGATATACCAACCAATTCCGCTGCTTTTGTGATACTTTTTGTCTCTTTTATGGCCTTTAATAATGTAATATGTTTAGCTAAAACCTGTGTATCTTCGCCTAAAAATAGTTCTAAATTTATATCTGCTTTCAAAATTTTTACCTTTACTATATTGGAGAATAATTTGTGAAGTATATCTAATTATATTAATCCTTAAGCTTAAAGATTTAAGTCGATTTATAAATTTCTCTTAATTTCTTGTAAAGTTTTTAAAAGATAAAATCGAGCTACATTTTATAAATAAAAATAAGGCTTAGTATGAAATTTTTGCTTTCTATCTTTTTTAGTTTGCTTTTAGCCTGTGCTAATACGGACATAAATACGAATAGTGAAAGCGACGAATTTGATGTTGAATTTGAAGCAAGAAAAGATGTTTTTGACCCACTTAGTGGTTACAATAGAATGATGACACATGCAAATGACTTTATCTATGTAAATATGCTAACTCCGGTGGCAAAAGGCTATGCCTACGTTGTGCCAAAAACAGCTAGAACAATGGTTTCAAATTTCTTTGACAACCTGCTTTTTCCAGTTCGCTTTATAAATAACTTACTTCAGTTTAAATTTCAAAACGCTGGTGAAGAGACATTGAGATTTTTAGCAAATACGATAATAGGCTTTGGTGGACTAACAGACGGAGCAAAATACTACAATCTCAAAGCTCACGATGAAGATTTTGGACAAACGCTTGGATATTGGGGGCTTGGCGGTGGTTTTCATATCGTTTGGCCACTTATTGGACCATCAAATTTAAGAGATACTGGTGGCATGGTCGGAGATTATTTTGCTGATCCTATTAGCTACGTTGATCCTATACTTTTATCAACTGGTATCAAGTCATATAGAGCGTTTAATAGCTTTTCACAAGATCCAACTGCTTATGAAAAACTAAGAAAAGATGCTATTGATCTTTATCCATTTTTACGCGATGCTTATGAGCAAAGACGCGACAAGCTTATCAAGGAGTAAATATGAAAATTTTAAAAATTCTAACTATGATTTTAC
This window harbors:
- a CDS encoding TOBE domain-containing protein → MIRAKIVGILTKDDVSLFELKGLNLEANLFMLVLNEASKFALDDEIDLGFKSSDVILAKDKLSNSSLENELKCVIEAINFGEILSVISLKCGEIYFEAIISNHALKTMNIGENDEVFAYIKSTSIHISTQK
- a CDS encoding VacJ family lipoprotein encodes the protein MKFLLSIFFSLLLACANTDINTNSESDEFDVEFEARKDVFDPLSGYNRMMTHANDFIYVNMLTPVAKGYAYVVPKTARTMVSNFFDNLLFPVRFINNLLQFKFQNAGEETLRFLANTIIGFGGLTDGAKYYNLKAHDEDFGQTLGYWGLGGGFHIVWPLIGPSNLRDTGGMVGDYFADPISYVDPILLSTGIKSYRAFNSFSQDPTAYEKLRKDAIDLYPFLRDAYEQRRDKLIKE
- a CDS encoding TOBE domain-containing protein, with the protein product MKADINLELFLGEDTQVLAKHITLLKAIKETKSITKAAELVGISYKNAWDCLDTINNKSSKPLIIRADGNKKNSGSELSEYANKLIKIYDAILETQKDFLQKICQKVDFEDVDIINLQRMNMNLSARNQLSCEIIGINRGAVNSQIVAKLSNGCTLESNITVESEKNLGLKVGQKVIYIFKAPAVILAKDLDIKISTKNQLKGEVIEAKIGAVNAEITLKLSDEQTLTAIITKDSAIQMQIGVGDTLLAIVKSSQIIIGV
- the modA gene encoding molybdate ABC transporter substrate-binding protein, translated to MRKVFKFLCVAALLAINAFGAEVNVYAAANTTYAFPELIKEFNKLHPDAKINLTLGASGGLVTQIQNSAPADIFMAADMGFAQKAYDTGFAVAAPKVYAQGAVAIFSIRNVDFKKGIEVVRGLKAISIANPQTAPYGKASIEALKNAKLYDEVEKNIVYAQKISETLSQALSASDVGFIAASALFDEKMAKYKEGVNYIFVPQELYTPIDQGIVLLKHAEKNDDAKAFYEFILGDKSREIFKKFGYNVPAK